The proteins below come from a single Periophthalmus magnuspinnatus isolate fPerMag1 chromosome 7, fPerMag1.2.pri, whole genome shotgun sequence genomic window:
- the LOC117373796 gene encoding LOW QUALITY PROTEIN: kinesin-like protein KIF23 (The sequence of the model RefSeq protein was modified relative to this genomic sequence to represent the inferred CDS: inserted 2 bases in 1 codon) encodes MVDTYKVYCRIRPLGLNEQECCVEMISNTTIQLHAPDGLKANCNGEYKEMQYSFSKVFGVNTSQVELFEDVAKPLVDDLIHRKNGLLFTYGVTGSGKTFTMTGSPGESGLLPRSLDMLFNSISPFQAKRLVFKPDDKNGMEIQNTVEVLLERQKRDSQQPNAPMTPSSRQKADPNVADMISAKMDEYSCYSVFVSYIEIYNNEIYDLLEESXIDPIRPKWLDGETPVRNKEFMYVDRNQASVSKLFLVDLGGSERTKRTGATGSRLREACNINQSLMTLRSCMEVLRENQMCGTNKQKVDLSTAEEAFEVLWKGQKRTIANTPLNPESSRSHGIFTLKLAQAPLDAGRDHILQDRNQASVSKLFLVDLAGSERTKRTGATGSRLREACMVHSTTRFICDKWRL; translated from the exons ATGGTTGACACCTACAAA GTATACTGCCGGATCCGTCCTCTGGGACTGAATGAACAGGAATGCTGTGTTGAAATGATCAGTAACACCACCATTCAGCTGCATGCTCCAGACGGACTAAAGGCCAACTGTAATGGAGAATACAAAGAG ATGCAGTACTCCTTCAGTAAAGTATTTGGAGTTAATACCAGTCAAGTTGAACTGTTTGAGGATGTAGCCAAGCCTCTTGTCGATGACCTTATTCATAGAAAAAATG GTCTGCTGTTCACGTATGGTGTCACTGGAAGTGGTAAGACATTCACCATGACTGGCTCACCTGGAGAAAGTGgactcctccctcgctccctggATATGCTTTTTAACAGCATCAGCCCCTTTCAGGCCAAAAGACTT GTGTTCAAACCAGATGATAAAAATGGGATGGAGATCCAGAACACTGTGGAGGTTCTCTTGGAAAGGCAAAAGCGTGATAGCCAGCAGCCAAATGCGCCCATGACTCCCTCCTCAAG GCAGAAGGCAGACCCTAACGTTGCAGACATGATCAGTGCCAAGATGGATGAATACAGCTGTTACAGTGTCTTTGTGTCATACATCGAAATCTATAACAATGAGATCTATGACCTGCTGGAGGAGTC GATTGACCCAATCAGACCAAA GTGGCTTGATGGTGAAACTCCTGTGCGAAACAAAGAGTTCATGTATGTG gacagaaaccagGCGAGTGTGAGCAAGTTGTTTCTGGTAGACCTGGGAGGAAGTGAGCGCACCAAGAGGACTGGAGCCACAGGCAGCCGCCTCAGGGAAGCAT GCAATATTAACCAGTCTCTGATGACTTTGAGGAGCTGTATGGAGGTGCTGCGAGAGAACCAGATGTGCGGCACTAATAAG CAGAAAGTAGACTTGAGCACTGCAGAGGA GGCTTTCGAAGTCCTCTGGAAAG GTCAAAAAAGGACAATCGCCAACACTCCACTGAACCCTGAGTCGAGTCGCTCCCACGGCATTTTCACCCTAAAGCTGGCCCAAGCGCCTCTGGATGCAGGCAGAGACCACATACTGCAG gacagaaaccagGCGAGTGTGAGCAAGTTGTTTCTGGTAGACCTAGCAGGAAGTGAGCGCACCAAGAGGACCGGAGCCACAGGCAGCCGCCTCAGGGAAGCATGTATGGTTCACTCTACAACTCGCTTTATATGTGATAAATGGCGCTTGTGA